One Paenibacillus sp. FSL W8-0186 genomic window carries:
- a CDS encoding extracellular solute-binding protein, with protein MKKNSLWIAFMMIFALTAILTGCSGSKDTSSGTNAGINEGASNASDSNTAGKDTANKLSGKVTFLTNRTDMIGKEYDDYVKRFNEKYPDITIEFEASQTDYNQQIKVRMASGELPDLMFIPDIPNSDLPKYFAPLDDLELSAEVTFKDFKSYDGKLYGITTGNSTSGIVYNKKAFADAGITELPKTWDEFLAACEKLKQNGVIPLSSNFKDKWPLGNWVYDLPRVIENNKDFPNERLNMEAPFSMDNGYGKAMSLLRTLAEKGYLEKDINSTNWEQSKKDVANGKMGMYFLGNWVINQVIGVGAESDNIGFFPLPFDNSGEIRAGLNPDFFYAVSKDSKNLEAAKAFLTWMLEDSGYEDFAGFISPLEGRESKLTQLAEFQATGVDLQEGMPDDPKVIEISNKAQIDLPAIAQEFVLAKDPQAVLDKWNKAWAKAKKDLGY; from the coding sequence ATGAAAAAGAACAGTTTATGGATTGCATTCATGATGATTTTTGCGCTAACTGCAATACTAACAGGCTGTAGCGGCAGCAAAGATACCAGCAGCGGCACGAACGCCGGAATAAACGAAGGAGCATCGAATGCCTCGGACAGTAACACAGCCGGCAAAGACACAGCCAATAAACTGAGCGGAAAGGTCACCTTCCTCACCAACCGGACAGACATGATCGGCAAAGAATACGACGACTACGTCAAACGCTTCAACGAGAAATATCCGGACATCACCATTGAATTTGAAGCAAGCCAGACGGACTATAACCAGCAAATCAAAGTCCGCATGGCCAGCGGTGAGCTGCCGGATTTAATGTTCATTCCGGATATTCCCAACTCGGATCTCCCCAAATATTTTGCTCCGCTCGACGATCTGGAGCTAAGTGCGGAGGTCACATTTAAAGATTTCAAGTCTTATGACGGCAAGCTGTACGGGATTACGACGGGGAATTCAACCTCAGGAATCGTGTATAACAAAAAAGCTTTCGCCGATGCCGGAATTACCGAACTCCCCAAGACGTGGGATGAATTCCTTGCTGCATGCGAAAAGCTGAAGCAAAACGGCGTTATTCCGCTCTCCTCCAACTTCAAGGATAAATGGCCGCTGGGGAACTGGGTCTACGATTTGCCGCGGGTTATCGAGAACAATAAGGACTTCCCCAATGAGAGACTCAACATGGAAGCCCCTTTCTCGATGGACAACGGATACGGCAAGGCCATGTCCCTTCTGCGAACGCTCGCGGAGAAAGGTTATCTGGAGAAGGACATTAACTCCACCAACTGGGAGCAATCCAAAAAAGACGTGGCGAACGGCAAAATGGGCATGTACTTCCTGGGGAACTGGGTCATTAACCAAGTCATCGGCGTGGGAGCCGAATCGGATAATATCGGTTTCTTCCCGCTACCCTTCGACAACTCCGGCGAGATCCGGGCCGGCCTGAACCCGGACTTCTTCTACGCCGTCAGCAAGGACAGCAAAAACCTGGAGGCAGCCAAGGCCTTTCTGACCTGGATGCTGGAGGACTCCGGATATGAGGATTTCGCCGGGTTCATCTCGCCGCTGGAAGGCCGCGAGTCCAAGCTGACCCAGCTCGCAGAATTCCAGGCAACAGGAGTAGATCTGCAGGAGGGCATGCCGGATGATCCGAAGGTCATCGAAATTTCCAACAAAGCGCAAATCGATCTGCCAGCCATTGCCCAGGAGTTCGTGCTGGCGAAAGATCCGCAAGCCGTCCTTGATAAATGGAATAAAGCGTGGGCCAAAGCTAAAAAGGATCTCGGTTATTAA
- a CDS encoding glycoside hydrolase family 2 protein, with product MSIQQQVLDQWSFKACDETNWLSAAVPGTVHTDLLRHGLIPDPFYGTHEHDLQWIDKKDWEYKSSFELPESWAAEMNRIQLIFEGLDTYADVYVNGQHALSADNMFRAWHIDVKELLRAGSNDVLVRFRSPINEDLPKLEELGYDLPATNDQSELGGLGERKVSIFARKAPYHYGWDWGPRFVTSGIWREVRLEGWSVPKISDLYIRQDEISSEIARLTAVVEIEAVAGWNGRLRIGTEGMTWEQEVALRPGLQTLTLEMMITDPKLWWCRGLGEPSMYAFQASLLQGGETVSDRTVRTGLRSIELVREKDEAGASFYFRLNGVRVFMKGANHIPNDSFATEVTRERYRHEIASAVESNMNMLRVWGGGIYEEEAFYELCDENGLLVWQDFMFACSMYPGDEAFLNNVAAEAEYNVRRLRNHPSIALWCGNNEIDSAWAHYAWDKGWGWKEKLDSAELRDKIWADYEAVFHRILPEAVHKWAPGTDYWPSSPLRSLTGDESQHATQITGEGDVHYWGVWHAVEPFDNYNQKIGRFMSEYGFQSFPELKTVLEYAEEDQLELESKVMLAHQKNGRGNQLIKEYMNQYLPEPKDFKSFLYMSQLLQAQAIQTAIEAHRRNKPYCMGTLYWQMNDCWPVASWAGMDYYGRWKSLQYTVRRSFQDVMLSLDGTREGEVAVYLISDRQEPVAGVLKLSLFDFDGQLLRELSRDVAIGADAADIVLRIQTSEWLGAHDPKRVVLLAELEGDGTMLDSKPYYFESFREIEWPEAAVTVEEIPGSEGTSFRLKTDALARQVWLSAEEEGIFTDNFFDLIPGVPHTVTFRRRSSGHAAAFVPGKPGALTVRSMREFIR from the coding sequence ATGAGTATTCAACAGCAGGTATTAGATCAGTGGAGTTTTAAAGCATGTGATGAGACGAACTGGCTTTCCGCAGCGGTTCCAGGGACGGTTCATACGGATTTGCTGCGGCATGGCTTGATTCCGGATCCGTTTTACGGGACCCATGAGCATGATTTGCAGTGGATCGACAAGAAGGATTGGGAATATAAATCCAGCTTTGAGCTGCCTGAGAGCTGGGCGGCGGAAATGAATAGAATCCAGCTTATATTTGAAGGGCTTGATACATATGCGGATGTCTATGTAAACGGACAGCATGCGCTGTCTGCCGATAATATGTTCCGAGCTTGGCATATAGATGTAAAGGAGCTACTGCGCGCAGGAAGCAATGACGTTCTCGTCCGGTTCCGCTCGCCGATCAATGAGGATTTGCCAAAGCTCGAGGAGCTGGGATATGATCTGCCCGCGACAAATGACCAATCGGAATTAGGCGGGCTCGGGGAGCGCAAGGTCAGTATTTTTGCCCGTAAAGCGCCTTATCATTATGGCTGGGATTGGGGGCCGCGTTTTGTAACTAGCGGCATTTGGCGGGAGGTTCGTCTGGAGGGCTGGTCGGTTCCGAAAATCAGCGATTTATATATTCGCCAGGACGAGATAAGCAGTGAGATCGCCAGGCTGACGGCAGTAGTGGAAATTGAGGCTGTAGCGGGCTGGAATGGGCGGTTGCGTATTGGCACGGAGGGCATGACCTGGGAGCAGGAAGTTGCGTTAAGGCCGGGGCTGCAGACTTTGACGCTAGAGATGATGATTACTGATCCCAAGCTATGGTGGTGCCGCGGGCTTGGAGAGCCGTCGATGTATGCTTTCCAAGCGTCTTTGCTGCAGGGCGGAGAGACCGTATCGGATCGAACTGTGCGCACGGGCTTGCGCAGTATCGAGCTGGTGCGGGAGAAGGATGAGGCCGGGGCGTCATTTTATTTCAGGCTGAATGGTGTCCGGGTATTTATGAAAGGCGCTAACCATATTCCGAATGACAGTTTCGCGACGGAAGTGACGCGGGAGCGTTACCGTCATGAAATCGCCTCGGCGGTAGAGAGCAATATGAATATGCTGCGTGTATGGGGCGGTGGTATATATGAAGAAGAGGCATTTTATGAGCTATGCGATGAGAATGGACTGCTGGTCTGGCAGGATTTCATGTTCGCCTGCAGTATGTACCCTGGAGACGAGGCGTTCCTGAACAACGTGGCGGCTGAGGCTGAATACAACGTGAGACGCCTGCGGAATCACCCGTCCATCGCTTTATGGTGCGGCAATAACGAGATTGACTCCGCTTGGGCGCATTATGCCTGGGATAAAGGCTGGGGCTGGAAGGAGAAGCTGGACAGCGCTGAGCTTCGTGATAAAATCTGGGCGGATTACGAGGCTGTGTTCCACCGCATCCTGCCCGAGGCCGTCCATAAATGGGCGCCCGGCACCGATTATTGGCCGTCCTCTCCGCTGCGCAGCCTGACAGGGGATGAGAGCCAGCATGCCACTCAGATCACGGGTGAAGGCGATGTTCATTATTGGGGCGTATGGCATGCGGTAGAGCCGTTTGACAACTATAATCAGAAAATTGGCCGCTTTATGAGCGAATACGGTTTTCAATCTTTTCCCGAGCTGAAAACGGTGCTGGAGTATGCAGAGGAAGATCAGCTGGAGCTGGAATCCAAGGTGATGCTTGCTCACCAGAAAAACGGTAGAGGCAATCAGTTGATTAAGGAGTACATGAACCAATATTTGCCCGAACCGAAGGACTTCAAATCATTCCTGTACATGAGCCAGTTATTGCAGGCCCAGGCGATTCAGACAGCGATCGAGGCGCATCGCCGGAATAAGCCTTACTGCATGGGCACGCTGTACTGGCAGATGAACGACTGCTGGCCGGTCGCTTCCTGGGCGGGCATGGATTACTATGGACGCTGGAAGTCATTGCAGTATACGGTACGCCGCAGCTTCCAGGACGTCATGCTTTCGCTCGACGGTACCCGGGAAGGCGAAGTGGCGGTTTATCTCATTTCCGATCGTCAGGAGCCTGTTGCGGGTGTACTTAAACTGAGTCTGTTCGATTTTGACGGCCAACTGCTGCGCGAACTGAGCCGGGATGTGGCTATCGGTGCGGATGCTGCCGATATCGTGCTTCGGATCCAAACTAGCGAGTGGCTTGGCGCCCATGATCCAAAGCGCGTAGTATTGCTGGCTGAGCTGGAGGGGGACGGCACGATGCTAGATAGCAAGCCATATTATTTTGAATCATTCCGCGAAATCGAATGGCCGGAAGCTGCTGTTACGGTAGAGGAAATTCCGGGAAGCGAGGGCACTTCCTTCAGGTTGAAGACAGACGCTCTTGCAAGACAGGTTTGGCTCTCAGCAGAGGAAGAGGGGATATTTACCGATAACTTCTTCGATCTCATTCCGGGCGTGCCGCATACCGTCACATTCCGCCGCCGGAGCTCCGGCCATGCTGCTGCGTTTGTTCCGGGCAAGCCGGGAGCGTTAACGGTTAGATCGATGAGGGAATTCATCAGGTAG
- a CDS encoding ABC transporter ATP-binding protein — protein MNNKLLMENITKVYGDGETTVKVLKEVSLAVKAEEFVAVVGPSGAGKSTFLSIAGALLSPTSGRISLGGEDITELTPPELNQVRLDKIGFVFQSSNLIPYLTVIDQLLLVAKLARTPRKMAEAKAKELLQRLGLAHRRNHYPDSLSGGERQRVAIARAWMNDPEIILADEPTASLDSDRGRDVVQMLADEVKLHGKAAVMVTHDQRMLDLCDRVVQIEDGKLFE, from the coding sequence ATGAACAATAAATTGCTAATGGAGAATATAACCAAGGTATATGGAGATGGGGAAACAACAGTAAAAGTGCTGAAGGAGGTCTCCCTTGCAGTAAAAGCAGAAGAGTTCGTAGCGGTCGTCGGTCCATCTGGAGCGGGAAAAAGCACGTTCCTGTCCATCGCGGGCGCGCTGCTGTCGCCGACTAGTGGACGGATTTCTTTGGGCGGTGAGGACATTACCGAACTGACTCCTCCCGAATTGAATCAGGTTCGCCTGGACAAGATCGGTTTTGTGTTTCAATCGTCCAATTTAATTCCTTATTTGACGGTGATAGATCAACTGCTGCTCGTTGCCAAGCTGGCCAGAACGCCGCGCAAGATGGCGGAAGCCAAGGCTAAGGAGCTGCTGCAGCGGCTGGGACTTGCTCATCGGCGGAATCATTATCCGGACAGCCTGTCTGGCGGAGAGCGCCAGCGCGTGGCCATCGCCCGGGCCTGGATGAACGACCCGGAGATCATTCTTGCCGACGAGCCGACGGCCAGCCTGGATTCCGACCGCGGTCGGGACGTCGTACAAATGCTGGCAGATGAAGTGAAACTGCATGGCAAAGCTGCCGTTATGGTCACGCATGACCAGCGGATGCTGGATCTTTGCGACCGCGTCGTCCAAATTGAGGACGGAAAATTATTCGAATAA
- a CDS encoding L,D-transpeptidase family protein: MVFCGWGTFPHYVQAHEDPSLPIVADEGLYTIEIYPQYHKLIVRAQGEKFKTYPVAVGNPSTPTPVGEYKIIYKGTDWGPSFGPRWLGLNVPWGTYGIHGTNKPYSIGQHLSHGCVRMRNRDVMELYDMIPIGTKVTIHGHVLGNAKQDPRALAEGDVGGEVQLIQSRLKSAGYFNGVCNGKFRYDTTAALKKYQRDHGLIPNGVVSTKVYESLGLIE, translated from the coding sequence ATGGTCTTTTGCGGCTGGGGAACCTTCCCCCATTACGTTCAGGCTCATGAAGACCCTTCGCTGCCGATCGTAGCCGACGAAGGGCTGTATACGATTGAGATTTACCCACAGTACCATAAGCTGATTGTCCGGGCACAGGGGGAAAAATTCAAAACGTATCCCGTTGCGGTAGGTAACCCGTCCACGCCCACCCCCGTCGGGGAATACAAAATAATATACAAAGGAACCGATTGGGGGCCTTCTTTTGGCCCTCGCTGGCTGGGATTGAACGTCCCCTGGGGAACCTATGGCATCCATGGCACAAACAAGCCTTACTCCATTGGGCAGCACTTAAGCCATGGCTGCGTACGGATGCGAAATAGAGACGTGATGGAGCTATATGACATGATTCCGATCGGCACCAAAGTAACGATACACGGGCATGTCCTAGGCAATGCCAAACAGGATCCCAGGGCTTTGGCCGAAGGGGACGTGGGAGGAGAAGTTCAATTGATTCAATCCCGCCTGAAAAGCGCAGGATACTTCAACGGAGTCTGTAACGGCAAATTCCGGTACGATACAACCGCTGCCCTGAAAAAATATCAACGGGATCATGGCCTTATCCCTAATGGGGTCGTTTCAACCAAAGTTTATGAATCCCTTGGATTGATTGAGTAA
- a CDS encoding suppressor of fused domain protein: MSKNEQSSSGYPIYRHGPRTKEFQLASGDAEAMARIEEHIEAHIGKIEGVYHEIISDLVHVDIFIVAPTPERNYYTLVTCGMSNLPMTVPEGAENFKYAELMICLPPTWQMTEDAFQDENHYWPVRCLKQLARFPHEYDTWLFAEHTIPNGDPAEPYAHNTKLSGMMLTVPSVVDNIESFFTLTFSEDKEVHFFSLLPLYKEEMELKINRGAEALYPKLEKAGINEILNPTRKNVCKKTFWIF, from the coding sequence ATGAGCAAAAATGAACAGTCTTCTTCCGGTTATCCGATCTACCGGCACGGGCCGCGTACGAAGGAGTTTCAGCTGGCTTCGGGCGACGCAGAAGCTATGGCTAGAATTGAAGAGCATATTGAGGCACATATTGGAAAAATAGAGGGAGTATACCATGAAATCATCTCGGATTTGGTGCATGTGGATATTTTTATAGTAGCTCCGACTCCAGAGCGGAATTATTATACGCTGGTGACCTGCGGGATGAGCAATCTGCCCATGACTGTACCGGAAGGCGCAGAAAATTTTAAATACGCCGAACTGATGATCTGTTTGCCGCCAACCTGGCAGATGACCGAAGATGCATTCCAGGACGAGAATCATTATTGGCCGGTGCGCTGCCTGAAGCAGCTGGCCAGATTTCCGCATGAATATGACACCTGGTTATTCGCCGAGCATACGATCCCGAACGGCGATCCGGCCGAGCCGTATGCGCACAATACGAAGCTGTCGGGAATGATGCTTACGGTGCCTTCGGTCGTAGATAATATAGAATCTTTTTTTACGCTAACTTTCTCTGAAGATAAGGAGGTGCATTTCTTCAGCCTGCTCCCTCTGTACAAAGAGGAGATGGAACTGAAGATAAACCGGGGGGCCGAGGCCTTATATCCTAAACTGGAAAAGGCGGGAATAAACGAAATTCTGAATCCGACCCGCAAAAATGTTTGCAAAAAAACGTTTTGGATTTTTTAA
- a CDS encoding S8 family serine peptidase: protein MKKSLWIRKSFAVILAFALLIGAFPGGSSAAAANSLPLHISDLSASAESAETFISPQIDTSSHNKVRVIVQLEGQPAAVGKYAARMGIRSLAAEATESAVHYEQQDFLNEVKDQGIDLQVNYQYNTVLNGFEITIPANEIPSLAEIPGVKSIQENSTWYALPIASATAVDAINYDDTPLKQIGADAAWAKGLTGKGLKVGVVDTGVDYTHPDLKDAYKGGYDSFYNDNDPYEEIPLTSAEDPYGTGYGGTAHGTHVAGILVGRAANTSANITQKGVAYEADLYAYKVLGRDLTDPETASGTSAQVIDGIERAVKDGMDVINLSLGSDAEKNVNSPDAIAINNAVLSGIIVVSANGNAGPGQYSMGSPATSQLGIAVGAVTSDSKIYSVHLDAALVDHTGTAANGTPVSVTVATYSLSAPRAIGWESGKENFAQILGDDPYEVVYVGLGSLSDYANKDVAGKVVLASRGKLTFTEKVIYAGISGAKAIVIFNGVNDGDDADLDPPNADRDDYIDTTLGDNPLFIPTFDMKGAEGRELVKAMMENPDLALQFTFGTDYQPLISKGDTLASFSSWGPNADANLSIKPDVMAPGVNILSTYPAYGKSDPNASYDQAYLRNNGTSMSTPYVSGLALLLKQQHPDWTPFDIRAALANTADVIRDENNDLYDVYQQGAGRVNASKATSTPALLQALEPITILDTNYSPKNVINYNSSASFGIIAPGGVAAKNLQLKNTADYDVAYEASIAWHDAGSGVDVTLDKTTITAAAKSASVIRLDLTVADDAKEGFYQGQINLVSAGKPDLHLPFTIYVGSKLPDNGFGIQEVKLTHSVVYPKRSSQQTAELSFRLTAADTNYYVVDVVSLEDETLGYFASDMMDDLNQRFAPGVYTIPDIGSKYYLYDEQGNATLTPAQLSSGTYKIYVVAAQLTPSGELAKKGDEPILYQGITSFRVDLSSSNTGGNAGGGGGGGGGGGASGAPGATPGVNPAPAANAPDIPAPQAADISAAASAVIEQGLRQVVIAPVNGDANSSTAALIRDDDLNSVLGSVGNETAAIIIPVPGNDKHSSEVRLNAEQIQLLSQKLNAKSTVVVSFEGSAVAIPVSLLKGAPAGAALEIIIAQADSDKSKFAAKAAGAAVIGSPAAFEANWISGSAKKPVEVPSSTFIKRSFTIPGKIGANQAGVLYESNGKIRPVASVVKEQADGSTLVTVSRPGFSVYAAVGRHVEFKDIASSWAASDITALANKFIIEGTSADTFSPKNNLTRAEFTSLLVRSLGLQASGSVTFSDVPAAAWYADDVAAAFEAGLIRGTGDGKFSPNVHVTRQELSAILARALQLTGTELKTANPSLKAYKDEASIAGYAVESVKSLSAAGIISGDMGDSGQSFRPTAPTTRETAASALRQFLRQAGLVE from the coding sequence TTGAAGAAAAGTTTATGGATTCGTAAATCGTTTGCTGTTATTCTGGCCTTTGCATTACTGATCGGGGCTTTTCCTGGCGGAAGCAGCGCTGCGGCAGCAAATTCGCTTCCCCTGCATATCAGCGATTTATCGGCTTCAGCCGAATCCGCAGAGACATTCATTTCGCCGCAGATCGATACAAGCTCTCACAACAAGGTTCGTGTTATTGTACAACTCGAAGGACAGCCTGCCGCCGTTGGCAAGTATGCCGCCCGTATGGGCATTCGCTCGCTTGCTGCTGAGGCGACAGAATCTGCAGTGCACTATGAACAGCAGGATTTCCTTAATGAAGTGAAGGACCAAGGCATCGATTTGCAAGTGAATTATCAATACAACACGGTATTAAACGGCTTCGAGATAACAATTCCTGCCAATGAAATTCCATCCCTTGCCGAGATTCCTGGCGTCAAATCGATCCAGGAGAACAGCACCTGGTATGCTCTTCCGATCGCCTCCGCCACCGCAGTTGATGCCATCAATTATGACGACACTCCGCTGAAGCAAATCGGAGCTGATGCCGCTTGGGCCAAAGGATTAACGGGCAAAGGCCTCAAAGTAGGCGTCGTCGACACCGGCGTAGATTATACTCACCCTGATTTGAAGGATGCATATAAAGGCGGGTACGACTCTTTCTACAACGATAACGATCCTTATGAAGAGATCCCGCTTACTTCTGCTGAAGATCCTTATGGAACCGGGTACGGCGGGACGGCTCACGGCACCCATGTCGCGGGCATTCTCGTAGGTAGAGCGGCCAATACGTCCGCAAACATTACCCAAAAAGGCGTCGCCTACGAAGCCGATCTCTATGCCTACAAAGTGCTTGGACGGGATCTGACAGATCCCGAAACGGCGTCCGGCACATCCGCCCAGGTTATTGACGGCATTGAACGGGCCGTAAAGGATGGTATGGATGTCATCAACCTGTCGCTAGGCTCAGACGCTGAGAAGAACGTCAACTCTCCGGATGCCATCGCTATTAATAATGCCGTCCTGTCCGGAATCATCGTCGTCTCTGCGAACGGAAATGCCGGGCCAGGACAATATTCTATGGGATCGCCCGCAACCTCGCAGCTGGGAATTGCCGTTGGCGCCGTTACGAGCGACAGCAAAATATACTCAGTCCATCTAGACGCTGCTTTGGTAGATCATACTGGAACAGCTGCCAACGGCACCCCTGTCTCGGTGACGGTTGCAACTTATAGTTTATCCGCCCCCCGTGCCATAGGCTGGGAGAGCGGCAAGGAGAATTTCGCTCAGATTCTCGGTGACGATCCGTATGAAGTAGTATACGTTGGTCTTGGCAGTCTCTCAGACTATGCCAACAAGGATGTTGCCGGCAAAGTCGTTTTGGCCTCGCGCGGCAAGCTAACCTTCACTGAGAAAGTGATTTATGCAGGCATATCCGGCGCCAAAGCAATCGTAATCTTCAATGGCGTCAACGACGGGGATGATGCTGACTTAGATCCACCTAACGCAGATAGAGACGATTATATCGACACCACGCTTGGCGACAATCCTCTATTTATACCTACCTTTGATATGAAGGGCGCAGAAGGACGCGAATTAGTCAAAGCCATGATGGAGAACCCGGATTTAGCGCTCCAGTTTACTTTTGGAACGGATTATCAACCACTAATTAGCAAAGGCGATACTTTGGCCAGCTTTTCCTCCTGGGGGCCAAACGCTGATGCCAACTTAAGCATTAAACCGGATGTCATGGCCCCAGGTGTAAATATATTGTCCACTTATCCAGCGTATGGCAAAAGCGATCCAAACGCTTCCTATGATCAGGCATATTTGCGCAACAACGGAACCAGTATGTCTACCCCGTATGTATCTGGCTTAGCGCTCCTGCTCAAGCAGCAGCATCCGGATTGGACACCGTTCGATATTAGGGCTGCTCTTGCTAACACGGCAGATGTAATCAGAGATGAGAATAACGATTTATACGATGTGTACCAGCAGGGCGCAGGGCGCGTTAATGCAAGCAAGGCGACGAGCACGCCAGCATTGCTGCAGGCTCTGGAGCCGATAACGATTCTGGACACCAATTATTCGCCGAAAAACGTCATTAATTATAACTCCTCGGCGAGCTTCGGCATCATTGCTCCAGGAGGCGTAGCCGCCAAAAACCTGCAGCTTAAAAATACGGCGGATTATGATGTAGCCTATGAAGCTTCCATAGCGTGGCACGATGCGGGTTCAGGGGTAGATGTCACGCTTGATAAGACCACGATCACCGCAGCTGCCAAGTCGGCTTCCGTCATTAGGCTCGACTTGACTGTCGCAGACGATGCGAAGGAAGGCTTCTATCAAGGTCAGATCAATCTGGTCAGCGCTGGCAAGCCTGATCTTCATTTGCCTTTCACCATATATGTAGGCAGCAAGCTGCCCGATAATGGGTTCGGAATCCAGGAAGTGAAGCTTACCCATTCGGTTGTTTATCCTAAACGAAGCAGCCAGCAAACCGCAGAGCTATCTTTCCGATTAACTGCGGCAGACACCAACTATTATGTCGTTGATGTTGTGAGCTTGGAGGATGAGACTTTAGGCTATTTCGCAAGTGATATGATGGATGATCTAAATCAGCGTTTTGCGCCTGGCGTGTATACTATACCGGACATCGGCAGCAAGTATTATCTTTATGACGAGCAAGGTAACGCAACGCTAACTCCTGCTCAGCTCAGTAGCGGAACTTATAAAATATACGTTGTCGCAGCTCAGCTTACACCAAGTGGTGAGTTAGCAAAAAAAGGCGATGAGCCGATTTTATATCAGGGCATTACGTCCTTCCGGGTAGATCTTAGTTCGAGCAACACTGGCGGTAACGCCGGCGGTGGTGGTGGCGGTGGTGGTGGTGGTGGAGCAAGCGGTGCTCCGGGAGCAACTCCTGGCGTGAATCCTGCTCCGGCTGCGAACGCGCCTGACATCCCCGCACCACAAGCTGCCGACATTAGCGCAGCAGCCAGCGCAGTCATCGAACAAGGCCTAAGGCAAGTGGTGATTGCTCCAGTCAACGGTGATGCAAATAGTTCCACGGCGGCTCTTATCCGTGATGATGATTTGAACTCCGTGCTGGGATCGGTCGGCAACGAGACAGCAGCCATTATCATTCCCGTTCCCGGCAATGATAAACACAGCAGCGAGGTAAGGCTTAACGCTGAGCAAATTCAGCTTTTATCCCAGAAGCTGAATGCAAAGAGCACCGTAGTAGTAAGTTTTGAAGGCTCTGCCGTGGCAATTCCAGTATCTCTGCTGAAAGGAGCGCCTGCTGGCGCCGCATTAGAAATCATCATTGCGCAAGCAGATTCGGACAAATCTAAATTTGCGGCCAAAGCCGCAGGAGCTGCGGTCATCGGTTCCCCTGCAGCCTTCGAGGCAAACTGGATTTCGGGTTCCGCTAAGAAACCTGTGGAGGTGCCAAGCAGCACATTTATTAAGCGCTCCTTCACAATTCCCGGCAAAATCGGAGCCAATCAGGCCGGCGTACTCTACGAATCCAACGGAAAGATTCGTCCCGTAGCCTCCGTAGTTAAAGAGCAGGCAGATGGTTCTACGCTAGTTACGGTCAGCCGTCCCGGCTTCTCCGTATATGCTGCGGTCGGACGTCATGTAGAATTCAAAGACATCGCCAGCTCCTGGGCAGCTTCCGATATTACTGCTCTGGCGAACAAGTTCATCATTGAGGGTACCTCGGCAGACACGTTCTCGCCGAAGAACAATCTGACGCGCGCCGAGTTCACCTCCCTGCTCGTCCGGTCGCTGGGCCTGCAAGCAAGCGGCTCCGTCACATTCTCGGACGTGCCCGCTGCAGCTTGGTATGCAGACGATGTGGCGGCCGCATTCGAGGCTGGGCTGATTCGAGGCACAGGCGATGGCAAATTCTCGCCAAATGTCCATGTAACCCGCCAGGAGCTGAGCGCTATTTTGGCCCGGGCCTTACAGCTCACGGGCACGGAGCTAAAGACGGCCAATCCGTCGCTTAAAGCTTATAAAGATGAAGCCAGTATTGCAGGTTATGCTGTAGAGAGCGTTAAATCGCTGTCAGCGGCTGGCATCATTAGCGGCGACATGGGCGACAGCGGCCAGAGCTTCCGTCCAACTGCGCCGACAACGCGCGAGACGGCTGCCTCCGCGCTACGCCAATTCCTGCGCCAGGCTGGGTTGGTTGAATAA